One genomic segment of Drosophila melanogaster chromosome 3L includes these proteins:
- the CRIF gene encoding CR6-interacting factor gives MNVGKISVVTRLPALRSCAQYSSAAKAELPASLVGDVDVEPTYPQTVDRSGLQPQHKNVLLNKLPYQEPHSWIHLTEKYQRQAFGRYGAQSNVNPKICFDSHGEKDSRQVMQLETLLKMLEKNRAQKAEELARINAREEDIAKKMEKLTQWKADLHAKIAKREADAAAAIQRKERLVEEVRRHFGFKVDTRDERFKEMLEQKEKEDKKKQKEAKRKAKEEKMMAKLVEKASV, from the coding sequence ATGAATGTAGGCAAGATAAGCGTTGTCACCAGACTTCCTGCCCTCCGCTCGTGCGCCCAGTACTCGAGCGCTGCGAAAGCGGAACTGCCGGCTTCCTTGGTCGGCGACGTGGATGTGGAACCAACATATCCCCAGACGGTGGACAGATCCGGCCTGCAACcacaacacaaaaatgtgCTCCTTAACAAATTGCCATACCAGGAACCTCACTCCTGGATTCATTTGACCGAGAAGTACCAGAGACAGGCATTCGGCCGGTATGGGGCCCAGAGCAATGTGAATCCCAAGATTTGCTTCGATTCCCACGGAGAGAAAGACAGCAGGCAGGTTATGCAACTAGAAACACTCCTGAAAATGCTGGAGAAGAACCGCGCGCAGAAGGCAGAGGAGCTGGCAAGGATAAATGCCCGTGAAGAGGACATTGCGAAGAAGATGGAGAAGTTGACACAGTGGAAGGCGGACCTGCACGCGAAGATCGCTAAGCGGGAGGCGGATGCAGCGGCAGCCATACAACGCAAGGAACGCCTGGTAGAGGAGGTGCGCCGACACTTCGGGTTCAAGGTGGATACACGCGACGAACGCTTTAAGGAAATGCTAGAGCAAAAAGAGAAGGAGgacaagaagaagcagaaggaGGCCAAGCGAAAGGCCAAGGAGGAGAAGATGATGGCCAAGCTGGTAGAGAAAGCATCAGTGTAA
- the CapaR gene encoding capability receptor, isoform B, which yields MNSSTDPTFSELNASFTNTPDTLFATSVSSDPSHGFGEEDYACGTFNCSPKEFVAFVLGPQTLPLYKAVLITIIFGGIFITGVVGNLLVCIVIIRHSAMHTATNYYLFSLAVSDLLYLLFGLPTEVFLYWHQYPDLFGMPFCKIRAFISEACTYVSVFTIVAFSMERFLAICHPLHLYAMVGFKRAIRIITALWIVSFISAIPFGLLSDIQYLNYPLDHSRIEESAFCSMSPKIVNEIPVFEVSFCIFFVIPMILIILLYGRMGAKIRSRTNQKLGVQQGTNNRETRNSQMRKKTVIRMLAAVVITFFVCWFPFHLQRLIFLYAKNMDNYLDINEALFSIAGFAYYVSCTVNPIVYSVMSRRYRVAFRELLCGKAVGAYYNSGFARDHSSFRESSAYDRVHSVHVRASQHPNKFETDSSSANRVLIKKTYSLPLPKNADSTVLSTTDIVIVLENSHTVCEEPKVENDIWIENEETCI from the exons ATGAATTCATCGACCGATCCGACATTTTCCGAGTTAAACGCAAGTTTCACAAATACCCCAGATACCCTATTCGCCACTAGTGTTAGTTCGGATCCATCCCATGGATTTGGAGAGGAGGACTATGCCTGCGGCACCTTTAACTGCTCTCCAAAAGAGTTTGTGGCCTTTGTGCTTGGACCACAGACCTTACCACTTTACAAGGCAGTTTTG ataacaattatttttggTGGCATATTTATAACCGGGGTCGTTGGTAATCTCTTAGTGTGCATTGTGATTATTCGCCACTCGGCAATGCACACGGCGACCAATTACTATCTGTTCAGCCTAGCTGTTTCAGATCTGCTGTACCTACTATTTG GATTACCAACGGAAGTGTTTCTGTACTGGCATCAGTATCCGGATCTCTTCGGCATGCCATTCTGCAAAATACGCGCATTTATTTCAGAGGC ATGCACCTATGTCTCCGTCTTTACCATCGTCGCATTTTCCATGGAGAGATTCCTGGCCATTTGCCATCCATTGCACCTGTATGCTATGGTTGGCTTCAAGCGCGCGATTCGGATAATAACAGCTCTTTGGATTGTTAGTTTTATAAGCGCCATTCCATTTGGACTGCTCTCGGATATTCAATACCTCAACTACCCATTAG ATCATTCCCGCATTGAGGAGTCGGCATTCTGTTCCATGTCGCCCAAGATTGTTAACGAAATTCCCGTGTTCGAAGTAtccttttgcattttctttgtcaTTCCGATGATACTCATCATTTTGCTCTACGGACGAATGGGAGCCAAGATTCGATCTCGAACGAACCAAAAATTGG GTGTTCAACAAGGCACCAACAACAGGGAAACGAGAAACTCCCAAATGAGAAAGAAGACGGTTATTCGCATGTTGG CTGCTGTGGTGATTACGTTTTTCGTGTGCTGGTTCCCGTTCCACCTGCAAAGACTCATATTCCTGTATGCCAAGAACATGGATAACTATTTGGACATAAACGAGGCACTCTTCTCGATTGCGGGATTTGCGTACTACGTTTCATG CACCGTAAATCCAATAGTGTACAGTGTGATGTCACGTCGCTACAGGGTTGCGTTCAGGGAACTCCTCTGCGGAAAAGCCGTGGGCGCCTATTACAACAGCGGATTTGCGAGGGATCACTCCAGTTTCCGGGAAAGCTCCGCCTACGACCGCGTTCATTCt GTTCACGTCAGAGCCAGCCAGCATCCAAATAAGTTCGAAACGGACTCCTCATCTGCAAATAGGGTGCTGATAAAGAAAACCTACAGCCTCCCGCTACCAAAA AATGCGGACTCCACGGTCCTGAGCACCACGGACATTGTCATCGTGCTGGAAAACAGCCACACAGTTTGCGAGGAGCCCAAAGTTGAGAACGATATTTGGATCGAGAACGAGGAGACTTGTATTTAA
- the CG7634 gene encoding uncharacterized protein, producing the protein MTSIIPPGSLVPQAQGVEAAVPVWFKMDWSPEIEQGIYKDWGTYYSRRRRENLGMYYFDKALKLGPADFTTLYRRSQSKRKNAQADGALKDSLEAKRLLKNLQRYDAPINLEVCDALYELNQLENAKAELHDNTRLFTGNKTKMFEQRLVVVDENIEDACGPSMTQYISDKEKLIVHLKEVQNKYKPDTRPLWKILKEQEKCDVLSIPEIEEEMLSPLEIARRSRAFDVFNQMFIDRSWHDVIFLKHVRKNPNLLLNQCKNSTEYLQTLSTKKYDEIKSFLKILEARSPMYNIRYQKFTNKKLMDKFRQEYLFRVQYQTRRNMISALRSIRYLRKTKSLTKLTSYVEEVMGDYVVKKTNRIMPWKFEFINEVYNILALAYVDQYTLPKNFRFSEKNALLRLLRFPMDKSKEVKHFVFGDRTTHQGSETVDPALTKSRLMGNRLENRMNFAKYPIEKSYLLHQMAEIHLKSHRFDECCFSARKSIEEAKKCNSYIWQFLCYLLIIKANAALHKVERTSEALDLALKISKELKEKHIHNFLTACIHCNEEEFIVKKQSIFANSRRESEKSVYSSLSVRHSN; encoded by the exons atgaCTTCTATTATACCGCCGGGCTCGTTAGTTCCGCAGGCGCAGGGCGTAGAAGCAGCCGTACCCGTATGGTTCAAGATGGACTGGAGCCCGGAGATAGAGCAGGGCATCTACAAGGACTGGGGAACCTATTACAGTCGCCGGCGCAGGGAGAATCTGGGCATGTACTACTTCGACAAAGCCCTTAAGCTTGGACCTGCAGATTTCACGACTCTGTATCGCCGAAGCCAGAGCAAAAGGAAGAATGCCCAGGCAGATGGGGCACTTAAGGACAGTTTGGAGGCAAAAC GACTATTGAAAAACTTGCAACGCTATGATGCGCCTATTAATTTGGAGGTCTGCGATGCATTGTACGAACTAAATCAGCTTGAGAACGCCAAAGCCGAGCTCCACGACAATACCCGCCTCTTTACTGgaaacaaaactaaaatgttCGAGCAGCGACTGGTGGTG GTGGACGAGAACATTGAAGATGCCTGTGGCCCTTCGATGACTCAGTACATATCGGACAAGGAGAAACTCATAGTGCACTTGAAGGAGGTACAGAACAAGTACAAGCCCGATACCAGGCCGCTTTGGAAAATTCTGAAGGAACAGGAGAAATGCGATGTCCTGAGCATTCCCGAAATCGAA GAAGAAATGCTTTCCCCCCTTGAAATTGCGAGGCGAAGTCGTGCTTTCGACGTGTTTAACCAGATGTTCATAGATAGGTCTTGGCATGATGTCATATTTCTCAAGCACGTTCGAAA AAATCCAAACCTTCTCTTGAATCAGTGTAAGAACTCCACTGAGTACTTACAAACGCTTTCTACAAAGAAATATGACGAGATCAAAAGCTTTCTG AAAATTCTGGAAGCCCGTAGCCCCATGTACAATATCCGATACCAAAAGTTCACAAACAAGAAGTTGATGGATAAGTTTCGCCAGGAATATCTTTTTCGAGTTCAGTACCAAACAAGACGAAACATGATTTCCGCACTGCGTAGTATTCGGTACCTTCGAAAAACCAAGAGTCTAACA AAACTCACCAGTTACGTGGAGGAAGTTATGGGAGATTACGTGGTGAAAAAAACCAACAGGATTATGCCCTGGAAATTCGAATTCATCAACGAGGTGTACAATATTTTGGCGCTTGCCTACGTAGATCAGTACACGCTTCCGAAGAACTTTCGCTTTTCGGAGAAGAACGCACTGCTTCGATTGCTTCGCTTTCCTATGGACAAGTCAAAGGAAGTGAAACACTTCGTATTTGGGGATCGAACTACGCACCAAGGCTCGGAAACAGTAGATCCGGCCTTGACAAAATCACG tCTAATGGGAAACCGACTCGAGAACCGTATGAATTTCGCAAAGTACCCTATAGAGAAGTCCTACCTACTTCACCAAATGGCAGAGATTCATCTTAAATCACACAGGTTTGACGAATGCTGTTTTAGTGCCCGAAAGTCTATTGAAG AGGCAAAAAAATGCAATAGCTACATTTGGCAGTTTCTGTGCTACCTACTGATAATAAAGGCGAATGCTGCACTCCACAAAGTCGAGCGAACCAGTGAAGCTCTAGATCTGGCACTAAAAATTTCCAAGGAATTGAAAGAAAAGCATATTCATAACTTCTTGACTGCCTGTATACACTGTAATGAGGAGGAATTCATCGTGAAGAAGCAGAGCATTTTTGCGAATAGCCGGCGCGAAAGCGAAAAATCGGTGTATAGTTCCCTGTCCGTGCGCCATAGCAATTAG
- the CG7173 gene encoding uncharacterized protein, with the protein MTQSPLKLAPILEALVLIVVLINQVQCGENDMRQARIRQFLSENQPLAQHHIKHNRPPGPGQLPRIRSRSDNLAMLSGGSNKFLRSPQPATAQHIMRREQFGNFPANDQLRRYQFDQSQQGRFAHVKDTPVLDVGKNQFPLQYVSEQYIQNFKSSPRFNGNVIMKDTKPVYAPIQQHAIPVQASQYLHYPKLFGQQGSPSFSVVPTQQTALQNSQFPQDPNSYSVYEDTDIPAKQAVNFRQAVPPPKESREAQDYLQFMSTNEYFLPKRDPDFKKLDAERDQQKLLHQYPQQYRQQQQQQLYQQQQQQHQQPQHQQPQQQQALQQHVPYKTAGLDNSVSSSYNEPIQVSDLFYQQDPAPANSAVVRGSYQAGQDVFVVKSDGNKAVKHVVSTPMAVQTTTQSPSKSQHLAKTHKSFTPEPLRFEFTEQDAIRGSMKYTQAPQANQYYYETVAQAPREPAKSPAPKIELSKPIKEYTDDPEDSSDTESGKQQDIPKVPTVTSSATPDDPKDTENYCEKICANVYDENDEIICGSDGYMYTGETQLQCYSSCLNISVTIKSKGSCS; encoded by the exons ATGACTCAGAGTCCGCTTAAGTTGGCCCCCATTTTGGAGGCCCTAGTTCTGATAGTGGTCCTAATCAACCAAGTGCAGTGCGGTGAGAATGATATGAGACAAGCGCGCATAAGGCAGTTTCTGAGTGAGAACCAGCCCCTGGCCCAGCACCATATCAAGCACAATCGGCCGCCGGGTCCCGGACAACTGCCCCGGATAAGATCGCGATCGGATAACCTGGCCATGCTTTCTGGTGGCTCCAACAAGTTCTTGCGGTCGCCGCAACCTGCCACTGCGCAGCACATCATGCGTCGCGAGCAGTTCGGGAACTTTCCTGCGAACGACCAGCTCAGGAGGTACCAGTTCGACCAGAGTCAGCAGGGCAGATTCGCCCACGTAAAGGACACTCCGGTGCTAGATGTGGGCAAAAACCAGTTCCCACTCCAGTATGTCTCCGAGCAGTACATTCAGAACTTCAAGTCCTCGCCGCGCTTCAATGGCAATGTGATCATGAAGGACACCAAGCCAGTGTACGCACCCATCCAACAGCATGCGATTCCCGTCCAGGCCTCCCAGTACCTGCACTATCCCAAGCTCTTCGGACAGCAGGGATCTCCCAGTTTCAGTGTTGTCCCTACCCAGCAAACTGCTCTCCAAAACAGCCAGTTTCCCCAGGATCCAAATAGCTACTCTGTCTACGAGGATACCGATATACCTGCGAAGCAGGCGGTAAACTTTCGCCAGGCAGTGCCACCACCAAAGGAGTCCAGGGAGGCGCAGGACTACCTGCAATTCATGAGCACCAACGAGTACTTCCTGCCCAAGAGGGATCCTGACTTCAAGAAACTGGACGCCGAGCGGGACCAGCAGAAGCTGCTCCACCAATATCCACAGCAATacagacagcagcagcagcagcaactgtatcagcaacaacagcagcagcatcagcaaccgcagcaccagcagccgcagcagcaacaagcgCTGCAGCAACATGTTCCCTACAAAACTGCTGGCCTAGACAACTCAGTCTCCTCCAGTTACAATGAGCCCATACAAGTGTCCGACTTGTTCTACCAGCAAGATCCCGCTCCTGCGAATTCCGCAGTGGTTCGCGGCAGTTACCAGGCAGGTCAGGATGTCTTCGTTGTCAAGTCCGACGGCAACAAAGCCGTTAAGCATGTGGTCTCTACTCCCATGGCGGTCCAGACCACCACTCAATCGCCGTCGAAGAGCCAGCACCTCGCCAAGACCCACAAGAGCTTTACCCCGGAGCCTCTGCGATTCGAGTTCACCGAGCAAGATGCCATAAGGGGATCGATGAAGTACACCCAAGCCCCGCAAGCCAATCAGTACTACTACGAAACCGTGGCCCAAGCTCCCCGCGAGCCCGCGAAATCTCCTGCCCCGAAGATTGAACTCAGCAAGCCCATTAAGGAATACACCGATGACCCAGAGGATAGTTCCGACACTGAAAGTGGAAAGCAG CAAGATATTCCAAAGGTGCCCACTGTGACGAGTTCAGCTACTCCTGACGATCCAAAGGACACGGAAAACTACTGCGAGAAGATATGTGCTAATGTGTACGATGAAAACGATGAAATAATCTGTGGATCCGACGGATACATGTACACGGGCGAAACCCAACTGCAGTGCTATTCGTCATGCCTCAATATAA GTGTGACGATTAAGAGTAAAGGATCTTGCTcttaa
- the CapaR gene encoding capability receptor, isoform C: MNSSTDPTFSELNASFTNTPDTLFATSVSSDPSHGFGEEDYACGTFNCSPKEFVAFVLGPQTLPLYKAVLITIIFGGIFITGVVGNLLVCIVIIRHSAMHTATNYYLFSLAVSDLLYLLFGLPTEVFLYWHQYPDLFGMPFCKIRAFISEACTYVSVFTIVAFSMERFLAICHPLHLYAMVGFKRAIRIITALWIVSFISAIPFGLLSDIQYLNYPLDHSRIEESAFCSMSPKIVNEIPVFEVSFCIFFVIPMILIILLYGRMGAKIRSRTNQKLGVQQGTNNRETRNSQMRKKTVIRMLV, encoded by the exons ATGAATTCATCGACCGATCCGACATTTTCCGAGTTAAACGCAAGTTTCACAAATACCCCAGATACCCTATTCGCCACTAGTGTTAGTTCGGATCCATCCCATGGATTTGGAGAGGAGGACTATGCCTGCGGCACCTTTAACTGCTCTCCAAAAGAGTTTGTGGCCTTTGTGCTTGGACCACAGACCTTACCACTTTACAAGGCAGTTTTG ataacaattatttttggTGGCATATTTATAACCGGGGTCGTTGGTAATCTCTTAGTGTGCATTGTGATTATTCGCCACTCGGCAATGCACACGGCGACCAATTACTATCTGTTCAGCCTAGCTGTTTCAGATCTGCTGTACCTACTATTTG GATTACCAACGGAAGTGTTTCTGTACTGGCATCAGTATCCGGATCTCTTCGGCATGCCATTCTGCAAAATACGCGCATTTATTTCAGAGGC ATGCACCTATGTCTCCGTCTTTACCATCGTCGCATTTTCCATGGAGAGATTCCTGGCCATTTGCCATCCATTGCACCTGTATGCTATGGTTGGCTTCAAGCGCGCGATTCGGATAATAACAGCTCTTTGGATTGTTAGTTTTATAAGCGCCATTCCATTTGGACTGCTCTCGGATATTCAATACCTCAACTACCCATTAG ATCATTCCCGCATTGAGGAGTCGGCATTCTGTTCCATGTCGCCCAAGATTGTTAACGAAATTCCCGTGTTCGAAGTAtccttttgcattttctttgtcaTTCCGATGATACTCATCATTTTGCTCTACGGACGAATGGGAGCCAAGATTCGATCTCGAACGAACCAAAAATTGG GTGTTCAACAAGGCACCAACAACAGGGAAACGAGAAACTCCCAAATGAGAAAGAAGACGGTTATTCGCATGTTGG TATAG